Proteins encoded by one window of Cervus canadensis isolate Bull #8, Minnesota chromosome 18, ASM1932006v1, whole genome shotgun sequence:
- the SLC17A7 gene encoding vesicular glutamate transporter 1, translating to MEFRQEEFRKLAGRALGKLHRLLEKRQEGAETLELSADGRPVTTQTRDPPVVDCTCFGLPRRYIIAIMSGLGFCISFGIRCNLGVAIVSMVNNSTTHRGGHVVMQKAQFNWDPETVGLIHGSFFWGYIVTQIPGGFICQKFAANRVFGFAIVATSTLNMLIPSAARVHYGCVIFVRILQGLVEGVTYPACHGIWSKWAPPLERSRLATTAFCGSYAGAVVAMPLAGVLVQYSGWSSVFYVYGSFGIFWYLFWLLVSYESPALHPSISEEERKYIEDAIGESAKLMNPVTKFNTPWRRFFTSMPVYAIIVANFCRSWTFYLLLISQPAYFEEVFGFEISKVGLVSALPHLVMTIIVPIGGQIADFLRSRRIMSTTNVRKLMNCGGFGMEATLLLVVGYSHSKGVAISFLVLAVGFSGFAISGFNVNHLDIAPRYASILMGISNGVGTLSGMVCPIIVGAMTKHKTREEWQYVFLIASLVHYGGVIFYGVFASGEKQPWAEPEEMSEEKCGFVGHDQLAGSDESEMEDEAEPPGAPPAPPPSYGATHSTVQPPRPPPPVRDY from the exons TCTTCTGGAGAAGCGGCAAGAAGGTGCCGAGACTCTGGAGCTGAGTGCAGATGGGCGCCCGGTCACGACGCAGACCCGGGACCCGCCGGTCGTGGATTGCACCTGCTTTGGCCTCCCTCGCCGCTACATTATCGCCATCATGAGCGGTCTGGGCTTCTGCATTAGCTTTGGCATCCGCTGCAACCTGGGCGTGGCCATCGTCTCCATGGTCAACAACAGCACGACCCACCGCGGGGGCCACGTGGTGATGCAG AAAGCTCAGTTCAACTGGGATCCAGAGACTGTTGGCCTCATACACGGCTCCTTTTTCTGGGGCTACATTGTCACCCAGATTCCTGGAGGATTTATCTGCCAAAAATTCGCAGCTAACAG GGTTTTCGGCTTTGCTATTGTGGCTACCTCCACTCTAAACATGCTGATCCCCTCGGCTGCCCGTGTCCACTATGGCTGTGTCATCTTCGTGAGGATCCTGCAGGGGTTGGTAGAG GGGGTCACGTACCCCGCCTGCCATGGGATCTGGAGCAAATGGGCCCCGCCCTTAGAGCGGAGTCGCCTGGCGACGACAGCCTTTTGCG GGTCCTATGCTGGGGCGGTGGTCGCGATGCCTCTCGCCGGAGTCCTGGTGCAGTACTCAGGATGGAGCTCTGTATTCTACGTCTACG gcAGCTTCGGGATCTTCTGGTACCTGTTCTGGCTGCTCGTCTCCTACGAGTCCCCGGCGCTGCACCCTAGCATTTCGGAGGAGGAGCGCAAGTACATCGAGGACGCCATCGGCGAGAGCGCCAAGCTCATGAACCCCGTCACG AAGTTTAACACACCCTGGAGGCGCTTCTTCACGTCCATGCCAGTCTACGCCATTATCGTGGCCAACTTCTGTCGTAGTTGGACTTTCTACCTGCTTCTTATCTCCCAGCCTGCCTACTTCGAAGAAGTGTTCGGCTTCGAGATCAGCAAG GTGGGCCTGGTGTCAGCGTTGCCTCACCTGGTGATGACCATCATCGTGCCCATTGGAGGCCAGATCGCCGACTTCCTGAGGAGCCGCCGCATCATGTCCACCACCAACGTGCGCAAGTTGATGAACTGCGGAG GCTTTGGCATGGAAGCCACGCTGCTGTTGGTGGTCGGCTACTCGCACTCCAAGGGCGTGGCCATCTCCTTCCTAGTCCTCGCCGTGGGCTTCAGCGGCTTCGCCATCTCCG GGTTCAACGTGAACCACCTGGACATCGCCCCGCGCTATGCCAGCATCCTCATGGGCATCTCCAACGGCGTGGGCACGTTGTCCGGCATGGTGTGCCCCATCATCGTGGGTGCCATGACTAagcacaag ACTCGAGAGGAGTGGCAGTATGTGTTCCTCATTGCCTCCCTGGTGCACTATGGGGGCGTCATCTTCTACGGGGTCTTCGCTTCGGGAGAGAAGCAGCCGTGGGCGGAGCCTGAGGAGATGAGCGAAGAGAAATGTGGCTTCGTTGGCCACGACCAGCTGGCTGGCAGCGACGAAAGCGAAATGGAGGATGAGGCTGAGCCCCCCGGGGCACCCCCTGCTCCCCCTCCATCCTATGGGGCTACACACAGCACAGTTCAACCCCCAAGACCCCCACCCCCTGTCCGGGACTACTGA